Proteins from a single region of Corynebacterium casei LMG S-19264:
- a CDS encoding cytochrome c biogenesis CcdA family protein: MAASGPLLLGILAAAAAGLVSFASPCVVPLVPGYMSYLAGLVGGQVEFKGNSPVVTKQRQWAVVGAALLFILGFTVVFVLATVSVFGAISMLTLNAEMLMRVGGIITILMGIVFMGGIGFMQNDTRMAPKRWTNWLGAPLLGGVFALGWTPCLGPTLAAIISVSAGTEGMTAARGTILVIGYCLGLGLPFLLVALSSARAMRSIEWMRKHSRKIQIIGGITMIIVGVLLTSGAWAYFINWVRQWTVEYGMTLI; encoded by the coding sequence ATGGCCGCTAGCGGCCCGCTGCTCTTAGGCATCTTGGCAGCCGCTGCCGCCGGCTTGGTGTCTTTTGCATCGCCATGCGTGGTGCCACTGGTACCGGGCTACATGTCCTACTTGGCAGGCCTTGTCGGCGGCCAGGTGGAATTCAAGGGCAACAGCCCCGTGGTGACCAAGCAACGCCAATGGGCCGTGGTTGGTGCGGCACTGCTGTTTATCTTGGGCTTTACCGTCGTATTCGTGCTGGCTACAGTGTCTGTCTTCGGTGCAATTTCGATGTTGACGCTAAACGCTGAGATGCTCATGCGCGTCGGCGGCATCATCACCATCTTGATGGGCATTGTGTTCATGGGCGGCATTGGCTTTATGCAAAATGACACGCGCATGGCACCAAAGCGCTGGACGAACTGGCTTGGTGCGCCCTTGCTGGGCGGTGTGTTTGCACTGGGTTGGACCCCTTGTTTGGGTCCAACGCTGGCCGCCATCATTTCCGTTTCAGCAGGAACCGAAGGCATGACGGCCGCGCGCGGAACCATCTTGGTCATCGGTTACTGCCTGGGTCTGGGCTTGCCATTCTTGCTGGTTGCACTGAGCTCAGCCCGTGCGATGCGCAGCATTGAATGGATGCGCAAGCACTCCCGCAAGATTCAAATCATTGGTGGTATCACCATGATCATCGTTGGTGTCCTGCTCACCTCTGGCGCGTGGGCATACTTCATCAACTGGGTTCGTCAATGGACCGTCGAATACGGCATGACGCTGATTTAA